The following proteins come from a genomic window of Plasmodium vivax chromosome 3, whole genome shotgun sequence:
- a CDS encoding hypothetical protein, conserved (encoded by transcript PVX_000835A) — protein sequence MSMKKLKSSGLLRLESKSVDKTEANNNFVKKSANVKIVRKKTDGQVERTLTGTVPLQKEGDKVVKRKVLKKAQEGGATVAVNVSSIGNGGSTGNDGSIGNDGSAANMAESSTLKEEKKSYVVRKAAAKFSARAGKTNEAAHRDPLGDDDEGNGEESPKGNLEYDDAGSGNGKDYQDNNSHAGDEAPPPHAAKKIVKKKKPIEREPNRSNPNANDAIPGTQFEHPGNPNGRSDKSDKVEDDSENEILNSIICKNDESALAEAPKEVKKKKKKIIVRKKVPIGEKLKGAEKGNQSPGVRTTPGAQTTPGGWTPRVATTVTTNGNSGGNSGGQPNECCERMANEIKMSETKIAQMQQTYEEKMSSVVEENKKEKDQLNTYIQNLNEEMHNINNKLSDEVKEKNTLKESYQNLRSDKLELEEKVNMLTRQMDESNEMSLLLNAKVATLEEENKMLLDRDQQNDLKVEQLQGEKIKMEKKMDEQNLLIKKKDELINKYMSEIENYKNVLKSKGEMMILGSSTTIDKSVPDKNSQKEQVAKLVKEKKELIYAFKKQLDLIVILKKQISLLESNKIVNMTSGELKKVLHD from the coding sequence ATGTCTATGAAGAAGCTAAAAAGCAGCGGTCTGCTGAGGTTAGAAAGTAAAAGCGTCGATAAGACGGAGGCGAATAACAATTTCGTAAAGAAAAGTGcgaatgtaaaaattgtgaggaagaaaacggATGGACAGGTTGAGAGGACCCTGACGGGCACCGTTCCTTTGCAGAAGGAGGGGGACAAGGTGGTGAAGCGGAAGGTCCTTAAGAAGGCGCAGGAGGGGGGTGCCACCGTTGCGGTGAACGTAAGCAGCATAGGGAATGGCGGCAGCACGGGGAATGATGGTAGCATAGGGAACGACGGCAGCGCTGCTAACATGGCAGAATCATCCAcgctgaaggaggaaaaaaagagttacGTCGTTCGGAAGGCCGCCGCCAAGTTCAGTGCCAGGGCGGGGAAGACGAATGAGGCTGCCCACAGAGACCCCCTTGGGGATGATGACGAGGGGAATGGAGAGGAAAGTCCCAAAGGGAACCTCGAGTATGACGATGCTGGCAGCGGTAACGGAAAGGATTACCAGGACAATAATAGCCATGCTGGTGATGAGGCCCCCCCTCCTCATgctgcgaaaaaaattgtgaagaagaaaaaacccATTGAGAGGGAACCAAACAGAAGCAACCCTAACGCAAATGATGCCATCCCTGGAACGCAGTTTGAGCACCCAGGCAACCCCAACGGAAGGAGCGACAAAAGCGATAAGGTGGAAGACGACTCGGAAAATGAAATCCTCAATTCGATTATCTGCAAAAATGACGAGTCCGCCTTAGCAGAAGCACCCaaggaggtgaagaaaaagaaaaagaaaattattgtCCGGAAGAAGGTACCCATAGGTGAGAAGCTAAAGGGTGCAGAGAAGGGTAACCAGTCCCCCGGGGTGCGAACCACTCCTGGGGCGCAAACTACCCCTGGGGGGTGGACGCCTCGCGTCGCCACGACGGTGACCACCAACGGCAACAGCGGTGGGAACAGTGGCGGCCAGCCGAACGAATGCTGCGAACGAATGGcgaacgaaataaaaatgagcgAAACGAAAATCGCGCAAATGCAACAGACGTacgaggaaaaaatgagcagcgtggtagaagaaaacaaaaaggagaaagaccAGCTGAACACGTACATACAAAATCTAAACGAAGAAATGCacaacataaataataagcTCAGTGACgaggtgaaggaaaaaaatacgctGAAAGAAAGTTATCAAAATTTGCGAAGCGACAAATTAGAGCTCgaagaaaaagtgaacaTGTTAACAAGACAGATGGATGAGTCAAACGAAATGTCCCTCCTCCTGAATGCAAAGGTTGCCACtctggaggaggaaaataaaatgctacTAGATAGGGACCAACAAAATGACCTAAAGGTTGAGCAACTGCAAGGGgagaaaatcaaaatggaaaaaaaaatggatgaacAGAatcttttaataaaaaaaaaggatgaactTATAAACAAGTACATGAGCGAAATagagaattataaaaacgtGTTGAAGAGCAAAGGAGAAATGATGATCCTTGGTAGCTCCACCACCATCGATAAGAGCGTGCCAGacaaaaacagccaaaaggAACAGGTAGCCAAAttggtgaaggaaaaaaaggaactcaTTTATGCCTTCAAAAAACAGCTCGACTTGATTGTAATCCTCAAAAAGCAAATTAGCCTTCTCGAAAGCAACAAAATTGTCAACATGACTTCGGGTGAGCTGAAGAAGGTGCTTCACGACTGa